One stretch of Burkholderia pyrrocinia DNA includes these proteins:
- a CDS encoding response regulator — MPNSEQANVDLITANKVRDLLNRNGIPPRSHNTTIANVLGLSFSVVTRKMKGLIPWNLSQLQDIATHFGVPPAILLDDKGAQPPAAEMVDATLVIESRRFRCRAAISTKASSQIETDFVALQWQGEWIVTERQHAREGRTYAVDVVELRSSQPNVYAARIAVVDDSRDVAETVCEYFIEKGVNAIPYFDGATFRKALEVEDFDGYILDWMLGDQTAADLVRGIRSSENSGAPIFLLTGKISTGEASEDEIAHIVSHYNARCEEKPVRLPILFAEVARELKIALPAVAAAG, encoded by the coding sequence ATGCCCAACAGCGAGCAGGCCAACGTCGATCTGATCACCGCCAACAAGGTGCGCGACCTCCTGAACCGGAACGGCATTCCGCCGCGCAGTCACAACACGACGATCGCGAACGTGCTCGGCCTCAGTTTCTCGGTCGTCACGCGCAAGATGAAAGGCCTGATCCCGTGGAACCTGTCGCAGTTGCAGGACATCGCGACGCACTTCGGCGTGCCGCCCGCGATCCTGCTCGACGACAAGGGCGCGCAGCCGCCCGCGGCCGAGATGGTCGATGCGACGCTCGTGATCGAGTCGCGGCGCTTTCGCTGCCGCGCCGCGATCTCGACGAAGGCCAGCAGCCAGATCGAAACGGATTTCGTCGCGCTGCAGTGGCAAGGCGAATGGATCGTCACCGAGCGTCAGCACGCGCGCGAAGGGCGCACGTATGCGGTCGACGTCGTCGAGCTGCGCTCGAGCCAGCCGAACGTGTACGCGGCGCGGATCGCCGTGGTCGACGATTCGCGGGACGTCGCCGAAACGGTATGTGAATATTTCATCGAGAAAGGCGTGAACGCGATCCCGTACTTCGACGGCGCCACGTTCCGCAAGGCGCTGGAAGTCGAGGATTTCGACGGCTACATACTCGACTGGATGCTCGGCGACCAGACCGCCGCCGATCTCGTGCGCGGCATCCGTTCGAGCGAGAACAGCGGCGCGCCGATCTTCCTGCTGACCGGCAAGATCTCGACCGGGGAAGCCAGCGAGGACGAAATCGCGCACATCGTGTCCCACTACAACGCGCGCTGCGAGGAAAAGCCGGTGCGTCTGCCGATCCTGTTCGCCGAAGTGGCGCGCGAACTGAAGATCGCGCTGCCGGCCGTGGCCGCCGCGGGCTGA
- a CDS encoding undecaprenyl-phosphate glucose phosphotransferase, translated as MPSFNQTRYTPAVRGTASRFRLLDAVLLVVTAWAARSWLGGSPSAGSDAVLIAVSIACALVLFPLVGVYGDPERRLSWRRVWLAPACLAVALCVGAISVMAHDRQFPVALGWLAGWFALSAVALVVSQAARWCLGVFAAARHARRKPVALVGHRERCRTLVGRDARQTGRSFQIAAIFDMSGSSPIGPEEPAVHRDLAEFVEYVRRAHVGEIWIVLPLSEADRVGEIVHAFAEDLVDIRFMPDLTGMTPLHPNGALRGHALDLVSSPLSARALVGKAVFDRVFAGLALIGIAPLMAVVALAVKLSSPGPVLFRQQRRGAYGRIFTIYKFRTMRVPDPREPGEVRQATQGDPRVTRVGALLRRTSLDELPQFFNVLKGDMSVVGPRPHAVEHDRFYQPLVDGYIQRYRIKPGITGWAQVNGHRGETDRVEKMQKRVEHDLYYLNNWSFAMDVRIVAATVLYGFTHRNAY; from the coding sequence ATGCCTTCGTTCAACCAAACTAGATATACCCCCGCCGTTCGCGGAACAGCTTCACGGTTCAGGTTGCTGGACGCCGTATTGCTCGTCGTCACCGCATGGGCAGCGAGAAGCTGGCTGGGCGGCTCGCCGTCTGCCGGATCTGATGCCGTGCTGATCGCCGTTTCGATCGCGTGCGCGCTGGTCCTGTTTCCGTTGGTCGGTGTGTACGGCGATCCCGAGCGCCGCCTGTCGTGGCGTCGCGTGTGGCTTGCGCCGGCCTGCCTGGCCGTCGCGTTGTGCGTCGGCGCGATTTCCGTCATGGCGCACGACCGGCAATTTCCGGTCGCGCTCGGCTGGCTAGCCGGCTGGTTCGCGCTGTCGGCGGTCGCGCTCGTCGTGTCGCAGGCCGCGCGGTGGTGTCTCGGTGTTTTCGCGGCGGCGCGGCATGCCCGGCGCAAACCGGTTGCGCTCGTCGGGCATCGCGAACGTTGCCGGACGCTCGTCGGGCGCGATGCGCGGCAAACGGGGCGGTCGTTCCAGATCGCCGCGATCTTCGACATGTCCGGTTCGTCGCCGATCGGGCCGGAAGAGCCGGCCGTGCATCGTGACCTCGCCGAATTCGTCGAGTACGTGCGTCGCGCACACGTCGGGGAGATCTGGATCGTGCTGCCGCTGTCGGAGGCCGATCGCGTCGGCGAGATCGTCCACGCGTTCGCCGAGGATCTGGTCGACATCCGCTTCATGCCCGACCTCACCGGCATGACGCCGCTTCATCCGAACGGGGCGCTTCGTGGTCACGCGCTCGATCTCGTCTCGTCGCCGCTTTCAGCGCGGGCGCTGGTGGGCAAGGCGGTGTTCGACCGCGTGTTCGCGGGCCTGGCATTGATCGGAATCGCACCGCTGATGGCCGTCGTTGCGCTGGCGGTGAAGTTGTCGTCGCCGGGGCCGGTGCTGTTCCGGCAGCAACGCAGGGGCGCTTACGGGCGCATCTTCACGATCTACAAGTTCCGGACGATGCGCGTGCCCGACCCGCGCGAGCCGGGCGAAGTCCGGCAGGCGACGCAAGGCGACCCGCGCGTCACGCGTGTCGGCGCGCTGCTGCGACGCACGAGCCTCGACGAACTGCCGCAGTTCTTCAACGTGCTGAAGGGCGACATGTCGGTGGTCGGGCCGCGCCCGCATGCGGTGGAGCACGACCGCTTCTACCAGCCCCTTGTCGACGGCTATATCCAGCGCTACCGGATCAAGCCGGGCATCACCGGCTGGGCCCAGGTCAACGGGCATCGCGGCGAGACGGATCGCGTCGAGAAGATGCAGAAGCGGGTCGAACACGATCTTTATTACCTGAACAACTGGTCGTTTGCGATGGACGTAAGGATCGTGGCGGCGACCGTCCTGTATGGATTCACGCATCGCAATGCCTATTGA
- a CDS encoding polysaccharide biosynthesis/export family protein — MTVLPVVLLSACTIEPGMHMNLAHDAARDGGIATQAYEGGLAVSMHRIVAAPSGQPRNAPASREAAASVPIGPIDGELIAAQRREASAQEERTRAALFAVPAPYAIDAGDVLQITVWDHPELAAAQGNPGTQQVRAADPPAGFVVDQAGNLAFPYVGELHVAGMSTSEIQSALRARLSKWFVAPQLTVRVASYRANRVYIDGEVRAPGAHPLNDTPMTLLEAVTRAGGFTADADQSRMTLVRDGAAYPVDLPGLIRERVDPSRIVLRNGDLLQVGARDQFGVYVMGEVNKPTTALPLRNGRLTLADALSQAGSVNQGTADPRQTYVIRAGADRQAQVFHLDGSSPVSMVLANEFELQPRDVVYVDSTKLARFGRVLAQLLPAINAGLTAAIVTK; from the coding sequence ATGACGGTCTTGCCTGTCGTGCTGCTGTCCGCTTGCACGATCGAACCGGGCATGCATATGAACCTCGCGCACGATGCGGCGCGGGATGGCGGGATCGCGACGCAGGCATACGAAGGCGGCCTGGCGGTGTCGATGCATCGCATCGTCGCGGCACCGTCCGGCCAGCCGCGAAACGCACCCGCTTCGCGTGAAGCGGCGGCATCGGTACCGATCGGGCCGATCGACGGCGAGCTGATCGCGGCCCAGCGGCGCGAGGCGAGCGCACAGGAGGAACGCACGCGCGCGGCGCTCTTTGCGGTGCCGGCGCCGTACGCGATCGACGCGGGCGACGTGCTGCAGATCACCGTGTGGGATCACCCCGAACTGGCCGCGGCGCAGGGCAACCCGGGCACGCAGCAGGTGCGCGCTGCCGATCCGCCGGCGGGCTTCGTCGTCGATCAGGCCGGCAACCTGGCCTTTCCGTACGTGGGCGAACTGCATGTCGCCGGCATGAGCACGAGCGAGATTCAGTCCGCGCTGCGCGCGCGGCTGTCGAAGTGGTTCGTCGCGCCGCAGTTGACGGTGCGCGTCGCGTCGTATCGCGCGAATCGCGTCTACATCGACGGCGAAGTTCGCGCGCCGGGCGCGCACCCGCTCAACGACACGCCGATGACGCTGCTCGAAGCCGTCACGCGCGCGGGCGGCTTCACGGCCGACGCCGATCAGAGCCGCATGACGCTCGTGCGCGACGGTGCCGCCTATCCGGTCGACCTGCCGGGCCTGATTCGCGAGCGCGTCGATCCGTCGCGCATCGTGCTGCGCAACGGCGACCTGCTGCAGGTCGGCGCGCGCGACCAGTTCGGCGTGTACGTGATGGGCGAAGTCAACAAGCCGACGACGGCGCTGCCGCTGCGCAACGGCCGGCTCACGCTGGCCGACGCGCTGTCGCAGGCCGGCAGCGTGAACCAGGGTACGGCCGATCCCAGGCAGACCTACGTGATTCGCGCCGGCGCGGACCGGCAGGCGCAGGTGTTTCATCTGGACGGCAGCTCGCCGGTGTCGATGGTGCTCGCCAATGAGTTCGAGCTGCAGCCGCGCGACGTCGTGTACGTCGACAGCACGAAGCTTGCGCGCTTCGGCCGCGTGCTCGCGCAACTGCTGCCGGCCATCAACGCGGGCCTGACGGCCGCGATCGTCACGAAATGA
- a CDS encoding low molecular weight phosphotyrosine protein phosphatase, with protein sequence MSRALPGRTVESAGVAAIGGTAVDPVMNALLIERGFDLSAHRARRVDERTCRWADLILVMEVAQRHLIERICPMTRGRVYCLTERYQTDVPDPYRRSRYVYDYAMRLIEHGVADWAARIATFEPNPQPHPDTGADAPEHLQ encoded by the coding sequence TTGTCGCGCGCGCTGCCCGGTCGCACGGTGGAGTCGGCCGGCGTCGCGGCGATCGGCGGGACGGCGGTCGACCCGGTGATGAATGCGCTGTTGATCGAGCGCGGCTTCGACCTGTCCGCGCATCGGGCCCGACGCGTCGATGAACGAACCTGCCGGTGGGCCGACCTGATTCTGGTGATGGAGGTCGCGCAGCGCCATCTGATCGAGCGGATTTGCCCGATGACGCGCGGCCGTGTGTATTGCCTGACCGAGCGCTACCAGACCGACGTTCCCGATCCGTACCGCCGAAGCCGCTACGTCTACGACTACGCGATGAGGCTGATCGAGCACGGCGTGGCCGATTGGGCCGCGCGGATCGCCACCTTCGAACCGAACCCGCAGCCGCATCCGGATACCGGCGCGGATGCGCCGGAACACTTGCAGTGA
- a CDS encoding polysaccharide biosynthesis tyrosine autokinase: protein MNASNPRQPHLHDADELDVRGILDVLIRHAGRIVAVTAACAALGAGYAFVVKPVYKADIAVQVESGGSDLRSMADGGLVGGLGALFDVKSTDDGEMEILRSRLVTEPVVDGQRLHIEAHPRRVPVIGSAVARFNRRLSTPGLFGIGGFVWGNERIDVPAFDVPRDFQKHTFIVTSLGDGRYRLSGSDLDRDAEGAIGEPLRVKTAAGDVTLQVAGIEAEAGAQFVVKADSRQVVLAELQKKLTIANRGKDQSGVIGVSYESHDPVRAAAVLNAIADNYVQQNASRKAATAEKSLAFLSDQVPAVERQLRAAEDRLNEYQARHEIVDLTEQAKAMLTQSTAAQMSLFELEQKRRALASTLTPAHPELAAVDRQIAAANAQIGTINDTIRRLPDAQQNVVRLRRDVTVQTEIYVGLLNSVQQLRLATASKIGNVRVIDRAIVPDKPVRPRPALVTVMAALIGLVLGTCAVIGRAVLFGGVTDPAEIERDTNLNVMATIPHSVAQHRLAQRDAAAGGATVLALARPNEPAVEALRSLCTALRFQLMDQPDGNRVLITGPSAGVGKSFVSANVAALLGQSNKRVLLIDGDLRRGKLAKRFGLRPEIGLSTVLRGGATAADAIVRDVAPNVDLLPAGPYADRPVELLSSDRLSALLMHVARDYDVVLLDAPPLLPVTDAVVLAAQADTILLAARAGVTTSGELLEASKRIERVGARATAVVFNGFWPGLRSARYGNYGAYGYDNADSQTAADRT from the coding sequence ATGAACGCATCGAACCCACGCCAACCTCATTTACACGACGCCGACGAACTCGACGTGCGCGGCATCCTCGACGTGCTGATCCGGCACGCAGGCCGCATCGTCGCGGTCACGGCGGCGTGTGCCGCGCTTGGAGCCGGCTATGCCTTCGTCGTGAAGCCGGTCTACAAGGCAGACATTGCCGTGCAGGTGGAAAGCGGCGGCTCGGACCTGCGCAGCATGGCGGACGGCGGGCTCGTCGGCGGCCTCGGCGCGCTGTTCGACGTGAAGTCGACCGACGACGGCGAGATGGAAATCCTGCGCTCGCGGCTCGTGACCGAACCGGTCGTCGACGGTCAGCGCCTGCACATCGAAGCGCATCCGCGCCGCGTGCCCGTGATCGGCTCCGCCGTCGCGCGCTTCAATCGCAGGCTGTCGACGCCCGGCTTGTTCGGGATCGGCGGGTTCGTCTGGGGCAACGAGCGCATCGACGTTCCGGCATTCGACGTGCCGCGCGACTTCCAGAAACATACGTTCATCGTCACGTCGCTGGGCGACGGGCGCTATCGCCTGTCTGGCAGCGATCTCGATCGCGATGCGGAAGGCGCGATCGGCGAGCCGCTGCGCGTGAAGACGGCCGCCGGCGACGTGACGCTGCAGGTGGCCGGCATCGAAGCCGAAGCGGGCGCGCAGTTCGTCGTGAAGGCGGATTCGAGGCAGGTCGTGCTCGCCGAACTGCAGAAGAAACTGACGATAGCGAACCGCGGCAAGGATCAGTCCGGCGTGATCGGCGTGTCGTACGAAAGCCATGATCCGGTGCGCGCGGCGGCCGTGCTGAACGCGATCGCCGACAACTACGTGCAGCAGAACGCAAGCCGCAAGGCGGCCACCGCCGAGAAGTCGCTGGCGTTCCTGAGCGACCAGGTCCCGGCCGTGGAGCGTCAGTTGCGTGCGGCCGAAGATCGCCTCAATGAATACCAGGCCCGCCATGAAATCGTGGACCTGACCGAGCAGGCGAAGGCGATGCTGACGCAATCGACCGCCGCGCAGATGTCGCTGTTCGAGCTCGAACAGAAGCGGCGGGCGTTGGCGTCGACGCTGACGCCGGCTCACCCGGAGCTCGCTGCGGTCGACCGGCAGATCGCCGCCGCCAACGCACAGATCGGGACCATCAACGACACGATCCGGCGCTTGCCCGATGCGCAGCAGAACGTCGTACGCCTGCGCCGCGACGTGACCGTGCAAACGGAGATCTACGTCGGCTTGCTGAACAGCGTCCAGCAGCTTCGCCTGGCGACCGCGAGCAAGATCGGCAACGTGCGCGTGATCGATCGCGCGATCGTGCCGGACAAGCCCGTGCGGCCAAGGCCGGCGCTGGTCACGGTGATGGCCGCGCTGATAGGGCTCGTGCTCGGCACGTGCGCCGTGATCGGCCGCGCGGTGCTGTTCGGCGGCGTGACCGATCCCGCGGAGATCGAGCGCGACACGAACCTGAACGTGATGGCGACGATTCCGCACAGCGTTGCGCAACACCGGCTCGCGCAGCGTGACGCGGCGGCAGGCGGGGCGACGGTCCTGGCGCTGGCGCGACCGAACGAACCCGCGGTCGAGGCGCTGCGAAGCCTGTGCACGGCGCTGCGATTCCAGTTGATGGACCAGCCCGACGGCAACCGTGTGCTGATCACGGGGCCGTCCGCGGGTGTCGGGAAATCGTTCGTGTCGGCCAACGTGGCCGCGCTGCTCGGACAGTCGAACAAGCGGGTGCTGCTGATCGACGGCGACCTGCGTCGCGGCAAGCTGGCCAAGCGCTTCGGCCTGCGGCCGGAGATCGGCCTGTCGACCGTCCTTCGCGGCGGCGCGACCGCCGCCGACGCCATCGTGCGCGACGTCGCGCCGAACGTCGACCTGCTGCCGGCCGGCCCGTATGCCGATCGGCCCGTCGAACTGCTGTCGTCCGATCGTCTGTCGGCGTTGCTGATGCACGTTGCACGCGATTACGACGTCGTGCTGCTCGACGCGCCGCCGCTGTTGCCGGTGACGGACGCCGTCGTCCTGGCTGCGCAGGCGGACACGATCCTGCTTGCGGCACGTGCCGGCGTGACGACCTCGGGCGAACTGCTCGAAGCGTCGAAGCGGATCGAACGCGTCGGCGCGCGCGCGACCGCGGTCGTGTTCAACGGCTTCTGGCCGGGGCTGCGTTCCGCCCGGTATGGCAACTACGGCGCGTACGGGTATGACAACGCCGATTCGCAAACCGCTGCGGATCGCACGTGA
- the wecB gene encoding non-hydrolyzing UDP-N-acetylglucosamine 2-epimerase, with protein MTHHHENILVTFGTRPEAIKMAPLVHALRAREGVRCGVCVTAQHRQMLDQVLDLFGIVPDFDLDLMRAGQTLGSLTGHILNALDPVLESFRPDLVLVHGDTTTTLGATLAAYYRRIPVGHVEAGLRTGNLYSPWPEEANRKVTGALALHHFAPTETSRANLLAEGVDAARVHVTGNTVIDALLTITGRLKHDRALVRQMRERFPFVDDERRMILVTGHRRENFGRGFEQICEAIAIIAKRYPECRIVYPMHLNPNVREPVTRLLGDIGNVVLIEPQEYLPFVYLMSRAWLILTDSGGIQEEAPSLGKPVLVMRDTTERPEAVAAGTVRLVGTEVERLVGAVVELWDDGAAYRAMSRAHNPYGDGRASERIADLLVSPPILTQGPAYLAGSPC; from the coding sequence ATGACCCATCACCACGAAAACATCCTCGTCACGTTCGGCACCCGCCCGGAAGCCATCAAGATGGCGCCGCTCGTTCATGCGCTGCGGGCCCGCGAAGGCGTGCGCTGCGGCGTCTGCGTGACGGCCCAGCATCGCCAGATGCTCGACCAGGTGCTCGACCTGTTCGGCATCGTGCCGGATTTCGATCTCGACCTGATGCGCGCCGGGCAGACGCTCGGCAGCCTGACCGGGCACATCCTCAATGCGCTCGATCCGGTGCTGGAATCGTTCCGGCCCGATCTCGTGCTCGTGCACGGCGATACGACCACGACGCTCGGCGCGACGCTCGCCGCGTACTACCGACGCATTCCGGTCGGTCACGTGGAAGCCGGGTTGCGCACCGGCAACCTGTATTCGCCGTGGCCGGAAGAGGCGAACCGGAAGGTGACGGGCGCGCTCGCGCTGCATCACTTCGCGCCCACCGAAACCTCACGGGCGAACCTGCTGGCCGAAGGCGTCGACGCCGCTCGCGTGCACGTGACCGGCAACACCGTGATCGATGCATTGCTGACGATCACCGGGCGCCTCAAGCACGACCGGGCGCTGGTGCGGCAGATGCGCGAGCGGTTTCCGTTCGTCGACGACGAGCGACGCATGATCCTCGTGACCGGCCACCGCCGCGAGAACTTCGGCCGCGGTTTCGAGCAGATCTGCGAAGCGATCGCGATCATCGCGAAGCGCTATCCGGAGTGCCGCATCGTCTACCCGATGCACCTGAATCCGAACGTGCGCGAACCCGTCACGCGGCTGCTCGGCGACATCGGCAACGTCGTGCTGATCGAACCGCAGGAGTACTTGCCGTTCGTGTACCTGATGAGCCGCGCATGGCTGATCCTGACCGATTCCGGCGGGATCCAGGAAGAAGCGCCGTCGCTCGGCAAGCCGGTGCTCGTGATGCGCGACACCACCGAACGGCCGGAAGCCGTCGCGGCCGGCACGGTGAGGCTGGTCGGCACCGAAGTCGAGCGGCTGGTCGGCGCGGTGGTCGAGCTGTGGGACGACGGCGCTGCCTATCGCGCGATGAGCCGCGCGCACAACCCGTACGGCGATGGCCGTGCAAGCGAGCGGATTGCGGATCTGCTGGTCTCGCCGCCGATCCTGACGCAGGGGCCGGCATACCTGGCCGGCTCGCCCTGCTGA
- the wecC gene encoding UDP-N-acetyl-D-mannosamine dehydrogenase → MSFETISVIGLGYIGLPTAAAFAARRKSVVGVDVSQHAVDTINRGEIHIVEPELDMLVHAAVTQGYLRATATPEPADAFLIAVPTPFADGNKPDLTYIEAACRSIAPVLKKGDLVVLESTSPVGATEKIAAWLAAHRPDLSFPQQAGERSDIRIAHCPERVLPGHVVRELVENDRVIGGMTRKCGTRAQELYEVFVRGECILTDVRTAEMCKLTENAFRDVNIAFANELSVICDQLDINVWELIRLANRHPRVSVLQPGPGVGGHCIAVDPWFIVDSAPEHARLIRTARNVNDDKPHFVYERVRQAASRFREPVIACLGLAFKADIDDLRESPAMEIVEALAANAGATLLVVEPNIAALPAALEATTRLCELNTALAEADVIVILVDHAPFRRMDPVRLQTKVVIDTRGVLARG, encoded by the coding sequence ATGTCATTCGAAACCATTTCCGTCATCGGGCTGGGCTATATCGGCCTGCCCACCGCGGCAGCCTTTGCCGCGCGCCGTAAAAGCGTCGTCGGCGTCGACGTGTCGCAGCATGCGGTCGACACGATCAATCGCGGCGAGATCCATATCGTCGAACCCGAACTGGACATGCTCGTGCATGCCGCCGTGACGCAAGGCTACCTGCGCGCGACGGCGACGCCCGAGCCGGCCGATGCGTTCCTGATCGCGGTGCCGACACCGTTTGCCGATGGCAACAAGCCGGACCTGACCTATATCGAGGCCGCATGCCGGTCGATCGCGCCGGTGCTGAAGAAGGGCGACCTGGTGGTGCTGGAGTCGACTTCGCCGGTCGGCGCGACCGAAAAAATTGCCGCGTGGCTCGCGGCGCACCGCCCGGACCTGAGCTTTCCGCAACAGGCCGGCGAGCGCTCCGACATCCGTATCGCGCATTGCCCCGAGCGCGTGCTGCCGGGCCATGTCGTGCGCGAACTCGTGGAGAACGACCGCGTGATCGGCGGCATGACGCGCAAGTGCGGCACGCGTGCGCAGGAGCTGTACGAGGTGTTCGTGCGCGGCGAGTGCATCCTGACCGATGTACGCACCGCCGAAATGTGCAAGCTGACCGAGAACGCGTTTCGCGACGTGAACATCGCGTTCGCGAACGAGCTGTCGGTGATTTGCGACCAGCTGGACATCAACGTATGGGAGCTGATCCGGCTGGCGAATCGCCATCCGCGCGTCAGCGTGCTGCAGCCGGGGCCGGGCGTGGGCGGTCATTGCATCGCGGTCGATCCGTGGTTCATCGTCGATTCCGCGCCGGAGCATGCGCGTTTGATCCGCACCGCGCGCAACGTGAACGACGACAAGCCGCATTTCGTCTACGAGCGCGTGCGGCAGGCGGCGAGCCGGTTCCGCGAGCCGGTGATCGCGTGTCTCGGGCTTGCGTTCAAGGCGGATATCGACGATCTGCGCGAGAGCCCTGCGATGGAGATCGTGGAAGCGCTGGCGGCGAACGCCGGCGCGACGCTGCTGGTCGTCGAGCCCAACATCGCCGCGTTGCCGGCAGCGCTGGAAGCAACGACCCGGCTGTGCGAGCTGAACACCGCGCTGGCCGAAGCCGACGTGATCGTGATCCTCGTCGATCACGCGCCGTTCCGGCGCATGGACCCGGTGCGGCTGCAGACCAAGGTCGTGATCGACACGCGCGGCGTGCTGGCGCGCGGGTAA
- a CDS encoding glycosyltransferase → MKILVVTNMYLGSNRASPWQGVFVTEQVDALRRSGGCTVDVLVIEGYRGKREYLRSILQVWKAARAGRYDVVHYHFGLSACSAPLVRLFTKARVVITFHGTDILGPLWMRAVSKSMACFAHACIGVSAEISSRLIRLRRRCVTIPCAVNETVFAGNRDDALMKAAVPIVVFPSSPKRPEKNYPLFSLVLRQLEEQHGIQVQERHIDGLDRGEVRDLLAHAACLLMTSTREGSPQSVKEAMALDLPVVSVDVGNVRQLLDGVSPGMVVFDHDAGRLTNELADVLKAGARSNGREKLAALGYFSADVSAKLKALYASLRRSSRFADDIPEVKKNDGEALL, encoded by the coding sequence ATGAAAATTCTGGTCGTTACGAACATGTATCTCGGCAGCAACCGCGCGAGCCCCTGGCAAGGCGTGTTCGTGACCGAGCAGGTCGACGCGCTGCGGCGTTCCGGCGGCTGCACGGTCGACGTGCTCGTCATCGAAGGGTATCGCGGCAAGCGCGAATACCTGCGCTCGATCTTGCAGGTCTGGAAGGCCGCTCGTGCGGGCCGGTACGACGTCGTGCATTACCACTTCGGCCTGAGCGCGTGTTCCGCACCGCTGGTCCGGCTGTTTACGAAAGCGCGGGTTGTCATCACGTTCCACGGCACGGACATCCTGGGCCCGCTGTGGATGCGCGCGGTGTCGAAATCGATGGCCTGCTTCGCACATGCGTGCATCGGCGTGAGTGCGGAAATTTCATCGCGCCTGATCCGGCTGCGCCGCCGCTGCGTGACGATTCCGTGTGCGGTCAATGAAACGGTCTTTGCCGGGAATCGCGACGATGCGCTGATGAAAGCCGCCGTGCCGATCGTTGTCTTCCCGTCGTCGCCGAAGCGTCCGGAGAAGAACTATCCGCTGTTTTCGCTGGTGCTGCGGCAGCTTGAGGAACAGCACGGCATCCAGGTGCAGGAGCGGCATATCGACGGTCTCGATCGCGGCGAGGTGCGCGACCTGCTGGCGCATGCCGCGTGCCTGCTGATGACGTCGACCCGGGAAGGGTCGCCGCAATCGGTCAAGGAAGCGATGGCGCTCGATCTGCCGGTCGTATCGGTCGATGTCGGCAACGTGCGGCAACTGCTCGACGGCGTGTCGCCGGGGATGGTGGTGTTCGACCACGACGCGGGCCGTCTCACGAACGAGCTTGCCGATGTGTTGAAGGCCGGCGCGCGATCCAACGGGCGCGAGAAGCTTGCGGCGCTCGGTTACTTCTCCGCCGATGTGTCGGCGAAGCTGAAGGCGTTGTACGCGTCGCTGCGCCGATCGTCGCGATTTGCCGACGATATTCCGGAAGTCAAAAAAAATGATGGCGAGGCCTTGTTATGA
- a CDS encoding WecB/TagA/CpsF family glycosyltransferase, with product MSMNDTVDWIGARVEKRQFTQHVVVNVAKLVNLQRDAELAASVRECDIVNVDGMGVVWGARLLGIPVPERVAGVDLFERLLALAEAKGLPVYLLGATPEVVERVVAVTAARYPRLPVAGYHHGYFWDDEQAVVDDIRRSGARLLFVAITSPRKENFINRWKSQLGVDFVMGVGGTFDVVAGKVKRAPPWMQRSGLEWAFRVIQEPGRMWKRYLSTNSRFLAMLARAYVSRLFRRKGERDAR from the coding sequence ATGTCGATGAACGATACGGTGGACTGGATCGGCGCGAGAGTCGAGAAACGGCAATTCACGCAGCACGTCGTCGTCAACGTCGCGAAGCTCGTCAACCTGCAGCGCGATGCGGAACTCGCCGCGTCGGTCCGCGAATGCGACATCGTCAACGTCGACGGCATGGGCGTCGTCTGGGGCGCGCGGCTGCTCGGCATCCCGGTGCCGGAGCGCGTCGCGGGCGTGGATCTGTTCGAGCGGCTGCTGGCGCTGGCCGAAGCGAAAGGGCTGCCGGTCTATCTGCTCGGCGCGACGCCGGAGGTCGTCGAGCGGGTCGTCGCGGTGACGGCGGCACGCTATCCGCGGCTGCCGGTCGCCGGATATCACCACGGCTATTTCTGGGACGACGAACAGGCGGTCGTGGACGATATCCGCCGCTCGGGTGCGCGGCTGCTGTTCGTCGCGATCACGTCGCCGCGCAAGGAAAACTTCATCAATCGCTGGAAATCGCAGTTGGGCGTCGATTTCGTGATGGGTGTGGGCGGGACGTTCGACGTGGTGGCGGGGAAGGTCAAGCGGGCGCCGCCGTGGATGCAGCGCAGTGGGCTGGAGTGGGCGTTTCGCGTGATCCAGGAGCCGGGGCGGATGTGGAAACGCTATCTGTCGACCAACAGCCGCTTCCTGGCGATGCTGGCGCGCGCGTATGTGTCGCGGTTGTTTCGGCGAAAAGGCGAGCGGGATGCGCGGTAG